GGTCATATTGTGCTATCGCGTGAAATGGCGGATGCTGGGCATTATCCAGCCATTGATGTGGAAAAATCAGTGAGCCGTGTTATGCCGCAGGTCACCAATGAAGAACACGTTCTTATGTCGAAAGCGGTGCGCCAAGTACTGTCTATTTGCCGTAAAAACCAAGATTTGGTGTCGATTGGTGCTTATAAGCCTGGTACGGATCAAGCGATTGATAGTGCCTTTACTCTTAAGCCACAGTTAGATCAATATCTGCAGCAAAGTATGAAAGAGTCTGTACCTTATGATATGTGCTTGAGTATGTTACGTAATGTGCTAGGTGTGCAAAGTGAATAATTGTAGCTTGAGCATCTTGTGCTAAAGCTGAAGGAGAAATGAAATGGATAGTGCGTTAGAGTTTCTTCTACAGCAAGCCAAAGATAATGAAGATAAAGCGGTTATGGCGCTTAATCAGTCTAGAACTGAGCTTGATAATTACTATCAACAGCTTAAACAAATTGAACAGTATCGAATGGATTACTGCCAACAGTTGATTGATCGTGGTAAAGAAGGGTTAACGGCGAGTCAGTACGGGCATCTACAGCGTTTTCTCAACCAGTTAGATGAAACACTGTCTAAGCAGCGTGAGGCAGAAAATCACTTTAAGCAGCAAGTAACTAACTGTGAACAACATTGGTTAGAAGTTCGAAAAAAACGGCGTTCTTATGAATGGTTGATCGAGAAAAAACAACACGAACAGCAACTTGCTGAAGAGAAGCGCGAACAGAAAATGATGGATGAATTCTCTACACTGAGCTTTAATCGCCGTCGTCTAAATTCTGATTCGTAGCATTATTTACGTTGTTCCTATATTCGTTTCCCTCCCCATTAATATGTGGCTTGAATCTTGCAAAAATCTCATTGAATAAAGATTTTCTGATTGCCGTTTGATGTTTCGTTCTTACGGTTTATGGTGGTCAGGCCATGGCTACCCCATCTAAGTTACTGAGCATTAGTGATATTTAGCTACTAAGCGCATGAATACGAGATAATGGATATGAATGTCAATACAACCCCAACAGTAGATACGTCAAAAGCAACGGTTGCTGTCAAAGGCAAAGGGGCTGAAGCAGTCGACAAAAGTGAAAGTGCTGATGATCATCAAGGGTTTTTCGATAAGCTCATCTCGTTAATGTTTGGTGGAGCGGAGGACGAATCTGTACAAGTTACCGGTAAACCAGATGCCAAGGGCGATGTGAAGAGCGACGTAAAGAGTGAAGGAAAATCGGCGGTTAGCGCAGATGACTTATTGAAACAGGCTCTCACGGATAAAGATGGAAAACTGCTTGAGTTATCAGTTAAGCAATTACTACAACTTGATAGCTCACAACTAACCCATTTAGCAAACAGTAAGGGTTTGAATCTAAAACAGTTAGAGCAAGCAATAGCAGCGCAACTGAAAGAAAAACCGCAATTAGAGACATTTAGACAGGACGTCGCAGCAGCAAAAGCTGAACCGAGTGCTAAAGAAAAAACGGCTCAAGTGATGGCTAAGGGCAGTGAACTGCTAGGCAAACTGCAACAAGCGAATCAAACGTTGACGAAAGGTTCAGACGGCAATTCATTGCCTCTAGGTAATGAGCATTCGGCAATTAAAGTATCGCCTCAATCATTGGTTAAAGCAGGACAGCACAATGGGCAGGATGAATCTAAACCAGAGATTGTGTTAAGTAAACAAGAACTCAGTGCTTTAAAACAATGGCAAGCGTTGCATTCTAGCTCAGCAACAGCAGAAGCAACCGATGTATTAGCTGAAAAGCCAATTACTGAGCAAGAGTTAGCTCAGTTAATTCAAGTGAAAAAAGAACACCCAGAACTCACCGATGATCAGCTGAAACAGCTGTTAGTGGCAAAAAGAGAGCAAGAGCAGCAGCAAGCGGCGTTACCTCAGGTTGAAGCGCAGTTAGGTGCTTTGGCCGCAGGACATATGACCCCCCAAGCTCAAGAGTTAGCCGCGTTATCAGATAAACAAAAAATACAGTTAATTCAAGAAGCAGCGGCTCGACAAGGACAGCATTTGTCTCCTGCAGCGTTGCAACAAGCTCTACAGCAACTGAATCAAGGTGAGAATAAGACGGCTTTAGCAGCACAATTGCAAAGTCATAGTGCAACCCATGTGGCTCAGCAAGTCGATAGTAATCAAACCGTGGCTGGAGCGTTTAATCCTGCTGCAGGGGTGAATCTTCTCAAAGAAAAAGCGCTGAATGAATCGGCACTAAAAGAAGCGTTAGGAGCAAAAGCATTAGCTGGTGTGACTGGGAAAAACTCGGTGTTAAGCGGTAAAGAATCCCAATTAGCAAATCAACTAGCGGCTGCTGCTGGAGGGCAAGGTTTGCATTCTTTACAACAGTTACAGCGAGCCGATGGTACGCAGCAAGCGCAGCAAGTCGCTTCATCTCCGCTACAATTGTCTAAAGACTCTGCTGATCAATTAGCAGAGCGAGTACAGATGATGATGTCTAAAAACTTGAAAAGTGTCGATATTCGTCTCGACCCACCAGAGCTTGGTCGTCTACATATCAAAATGAATATGCATAATGACGGTGGTGCATCTGTGCATTTTACCGTTGCTAATCAACATGCTCGAGATGCACTTGAGCAATCAATGCCTCGCTTGCGTGAAATGATGTCTCAACAAGGTGTCCAGCTGGGGGGAACCTCTGTACAGCAGCATTCAGGGGGGGGACAACAACAGCAACAGAGTTTTGCTTCTGGAAATGGTCAAACTAACAGCAGTCAGTTGCCAGGACAGCAAGAAAATCTTGATGGAGACGTCAAAGTTGATTTGAATGTCACATCAAAGCGTGATGGAATTAGTTATTACGCTTAAAATAAGAAAAATGAATAACATAACCGCGTAGGAACATAGAAAGACTATGGCAGATGAAGACGTACAAGACGCGCCCAAGGGCAAAAGTAAATTACTGATCATTATTATCGCCGTTGTGGTGTTACTTGCTGTTGGTGGTGGCGCGGCTTTTTTCTTGATGGGGGATGATGGTGGCGACGAAGCGGCTAACAGTGCTCCTAAAGAAGAGGTTGTGACACCTGTTGAACCAGTTGCTTATGTCAATATTGCCCAACCGTTTGTATTTAATGTGACGGGTGACCAGCGTAATCGGATGGTTCAAGTAAAAGTACAACTGATGGTGCGTGGCTCGAAAAATGAAGATCTTGCTCGTTATCATTCACCATTGATCGAAAGTACGATTCTCTCCACTTTTGCAGCTGCGACGGTAGAGCAACTTCGTACCCCTACGGGACGAATAGAGTTACGCGATAAGGCGACGGAAGATATCAAAATGGCATTGTCAAAAGCAGTAGGCAGCCCAGTGATTGAACGTGTCTTATTTACTGATTTTGTAATGCAATAGGTGTGCTGTGACCGATCTATTAAGCCAAGACGAAATTGATGCGTTGTTGCATGGCGTTGACAGCGTCGATGATGCCGAAGATGAGGTAGAGGAACAGGGAGCCGATACGGTTTCGTTCGACTTTTCATCGCAAGATCGTATTGTCCGTGGTCGCATGCCGACCTTGGAATTGATCAATGAACGTTTTGCGCGTCACATGCGGATCAGCTTGTTTAACATGCTGCGTAAAACCGCTGAGGTATCGATTAACGGCGTACAGATGATGAAATTTGGTGAATACCAAAACACTCTGTATGTACCAACCAGTTTAAATATGGTGCGCTTTCGTCCCCTAAAAGGGACGGCATTAGTTACCATGGAAGCTCGTCTCGTTTTCATTCTTGTAGAAAACTTTTTTGGCGGTGACGGGCGCTACCATGCACGTATTGAAGGGCGAGAATTTACTCCGACAGAGCGTCGAGTCATTCAACTGCTGTTGAAAATTGTGTTTGGCGATTACAAAGAAGCATGGTCGCCGGTCATGGGCGTTGAATTTGAGTACTTGGATTCAGAAGTTAACCCAAGTATGGCGAACATTGTTAGTCCGACGGAAGTGATTGTTGTCAGCTCGTTCCATATTGAAGTTGACGGTGGTGGCGGTGATTTTCACGTGGTGATGCCATATTCGATGGTTGAACCAATTCGCGAGTTGCTCGATGCGGGTGTTCAGTCCGATAAAATGGAAACGGACGTACGTTGGAGCTCGGCGCTGAAAGAAGAAATCATGGATGTTCCAGTTAACTTTCGCGTCAATTTATTGGAAAAAAATATTGCATTGCGAGATTTGATGGAATTGCAACCTGGCGATATTATACCGATAGATATGCCAAAACATGCTGTTATGTTTGTTGAAGAATTACCGACTTATCGCGTAAAAATGGGGCGGAGTAATGACAAGCTAGCGGTACAAATATCAGAAAAAATCCGCCGCCCAGATGTAGTTAAAACTGATCTGGCATTTTTAGGTAAGGATATTATTGCCGAACTTGAAAATGAAGAGGCCGAAGATGAGTCTAACGGCTTAGATTAAGAAAAAAGGTAACACAAATGTCAAAAAGCGAAGATCAAAAGCTAGCCGATGAGTGGGCTGCTGCCTTAGGTGAAGATCCTGATGCGCCTGAAGTAGATGTCGACGAAGTCTTAGCTGCGCCTCTTGATGAGTTGAAAGATACTTCAGCGCCAATCAGTGATGATGAGCGTCGAAAACTGGATACCATCATGGACATTCCTGTCACTATTTCTATGGAAGTCGGGCGTTCAAAAATCAGTATTCGTAACTTACTGCAATTGAACCAAGGTTCAGTTGTTGAGTTAGATAGAGTTGCAGGCGAATCGTTAGATGTGATGGTCAATGGTACTTTGATTGCTCACGGCGAAGTGGTTGTCGTGAACGATAAGTTTGGTATTCGTCTCACTGATGTTATCAGCCAAACTGAACGCATTAAGAAACTGAGATAGCGAATGAAGAAAATCATTGGCTTAACGGTCGTTTCTTGCCCCGTATGGGCTCAAAGTGAAGCACCGGAACCGTTTGATATAGCGACCACGTTAGGGTCGCTATTGTTCGTTATTGCGTTGATTTTATTTTTAGGCTGGTTACTTAAACGTATGCGTCTGCCAAGTATGGGGCAGCAGAAAGGTTTAAGCATTGTGCGCCAACTACCTGTTGGGACCAAAGAGCGTGTCATGATTATTCAAGCCGGAGAAGAGCAATTTTTAATTGGTGCTACAGCTCAATCTATCCAACTTATTGCTAAATTAGAAACCCCACTTGCGCAAGAGGAAAGCTCGACTGCTCCTTTTGCTACGCAACTTTCCCAACTGTTGAAAAAGCATGATAAATCATCTTCTTAAGGCTATAAACCAGCATCTCAAACAAGGGTGTTTACTGTTCAGCCTCAGCGTGGTCATACTCATGACGCCATTTGCGAGTTATGCTCAGCAAGAGCAAGATTCTGCTGGTGGTCCAACGATGAGTATGTCGACTAGCACGACACAAAGTGCTAATGGTGCAAAGTCTATCGCAATCACTAATAAAAATGGCGGTATTCCGGCGTTAACAGTGACGACTAATCCTGATGGCAGTGAAGATTATTCGATTAATCTGCAAATCTTAGCGTTAATGACCATGTTAGGTTTCTTGCCTGCCATGGTGATTTTAATGACCTCGTTCACGCGTATTGTCGTGGTGATGTCGATTTTACGCCAAGCGATGGGACTACAACAAACACCATCAAATCAGGTCATTATTGGTATTGCTCTGTTTCTGACTTTTTTCATTATGGCACCAGTATTCAATCAAATTAATGATCGTGCAATTCAGCCCTACTTGAATGAGCAAATTAATGCGCGCCAAGCGTTTGCTCAGGCTGAGCAGCCGATGAAATCTTTTATGCTTAAACAGACCCGTATAAAAGATTTGGAAACCTTTGTACATATCGCCGGCGCTAAGGTCGATCAGCCAGAAGATGTATCAATGGCGATTCTGATTCCCGCTTTTATTACATCGGAATTAAAAACGGCTTTTCAAATTGGGTTTATGCTGTTTTTACCTTTTTTGATCATCGACTTAGTCGTGGCATCTGTGTTGATGGCCATGGGTATGATGATGTTGTCACCTATGATTGTTTCTTTACCATTTAAACTGATGCTATTTGTATTAGTTGATGGCTGGAACCTAATTCTGTCGACGTTAGCCGGCAGTTTTGTGATGTGATGGAGGACAGATAATGACACCAGAAATATTTGTTGAGCTTTTTCGTCATGCTCTATGGATCGTCCTCATCATGGTGTCGGCTATTGTTGTACCTAGCTTATTAATCGGTTTGGTCGTTGCTGTATTTCAAGCAGCCACATCCATCAACGAACAGACATTAAGCTTTTTACCTCGTTTGATTGTGACGTTACTGGCGCTGATGTTTTTCGGCCACTGGATGACGCAAATGCTGATGGAGTTCTTTTATTCCATGATTGAACGCTTGCCGCAGGTTTTGCACTAAGGTTTCGATATGGAATATCCTGCGAGTGTGATTCTCGACTTTATTGCCAACTATTTCTGGCCCTATACCCGCATATCGGCCATGTTAATGGTCATGTCTGTGACAGGTGCCCGCTTTGTGTCATCGCGAATTCGACTGTTTTTAGGTCTAGCGATTACCTTTGCTGTGATGCCTGCTATTCCGGCTATCCCCGGTAATATCGAATTATTTTCGTTGCAAGGTCTGATTATTACCTTTCAGCAGATTTTAATTGGTGTTGCAATGGGGATGATTACCCAGTTTATGATTCAAACTTTTGTGCTACTCGGGCAAATTTTAGGTATGCAGTCTAGCTTAGGTTTTGCGTCTATGGTCGATCCTGCGAATGGGCAAAGCACACCATTGCTTGGTCAATTATTCATGTTCTTAGCAACCATGTTTTTTTTGGCGAGCGACGGACACTTAGAAATGATCCACTTAGTGGTGCTCAGTTTTAAAACCATTCCTATCGGTAGTGGTTCGCTAACAGCTGTCGATTTTCGTGAATTGGCTTTGTGGTTAAGTACTATATTTAAAGTAGCGTTGAGTATGTCACTCGCAGGAATTGTGGCTTTATTGACGGTGAACTTATCGTTTGGTGTCATGACCCGTGCAGCACCGCAATTAAATATTTTCTCTTTGGGTTTCTCGTTTGCCCTTTTAGTTGGTTTATTACTGTGCTGGTACATTATCGGCGGGTTATATAATCAATACGATCTCTTCTGGTCCCATGGTGAACAGCAATTGTGTCGCCTAATTCATTCCAGTTGCTAGGAGGCTGAGATGGCAGAATCAGACGGTCAAGAAAGGACCGAAGAAGCCACCCCCCGAAGGCGACAGCAGGCCAAGGAAAAAGGCCAGGTTGCCCGCTCGAAAGAACTCGCATCTGTTGCTGTCTTGGTGATGGGAGCTGTCTCCTTAATGTGGTTTGGGGAGTCGCTAGCCAAAGGCTTAATGGTGGTGATGAAACGCTTATTTAGTTTGAGCCGCGAAGAAGTGTTCAATTTAAGTAAGCTATTTGATATTGCACTTGGCGCCTTAACTCATTTAATTGGGCCGCTATTGCTGATTCTTATTACGTTATTTGTTTCTGCTGTGATTGGGGCTATCGGCTTGGGGGGGATCAGTTTTTCCGCACAAGCCGCAATGCCCAAATTTAATAAAATGAATCCACTGAGTGGGTTTAAACGCATGTTTGGTATGCAGAGTTGGGTGGAGCTTTTAAAATCAATTTTAAAAGTGACACTGGTTGCTGGCGTTGCGTTTTATTTGATTGAAGCATCAAAGCAAGACTTATTCGAACTGGCTACAGATTCATTTCCGTCCAATATTTTCCATGCCTTATCCATTCTGCTTAATTTTATCTTAATGATCAGTTGTTCACTGTTGGTTGTTGTGGCGATTGATATCCCATTTCAAATTTGGCAGCACGCCAATCAGTTGAAAATGACTAAGCAGGAAGTGAAAGACGAATACAAGGACACTGAGGGTAAACCGGAAGTGAAAGGACGTATTCGGCAGTTACAACGTGAAGCGGCGCAACGACGTATGATGGCAGATGTGCCACAGGCCGATGTCATAGTGACTAACCCTGAGCACTTCTCGGTGGCTTTGCGTTATAAACAGAATACGGATAAAGCGCCGGTGGTGGTTGCCAAGGGGGTAGATCATATTGCAATGAAGATTCGTGAAGTGGCACGTGAGCATGATATTGCCATTGTGCCAGCGCCACCTCTTGCCCGTGCTCTGTATCATACCACTGAGCTAGAACAAGAAATTCCAGATGGTCTCTTTGTTGCTGTGGCACAGATTCTGGCCTATGTATTCCAGCTCAAACAATTTCGTCGTAAAGGTGGGAAAAGACCTGTGCTGGATGAAAATAACATGCCAATCCCTCCTGACTTTCGTTATTAGGCTTCGTCGCGTTATTTTTCTGGAATGGATAACAGCACTAACAATGCTCCGTTACCGCCAAATTCTAAAGGCGCTTGGTGAAAAGCCAGTACTTCTGGATGTTGTGCTAACCACAAAGGCACTTTCTGCTTAAGAATATGCTTCCCGATACCATGCTGAACGCAGGCACAATGGACACTATTTCTAATGCAGTAAGCCACCATAGCACCTAATTCTCGCTTGGCTTCTTGCTGTGTCATACCATGCATGTCGAGAAAAACGTCCGGCACGTATACGCCACGGCGCAACTTTTTTAGCTCATATTTAGAAATATCACTGCGAGAATAACGGGTTGGACCATCATCGCTGAGCAAAGGGACGAACTCATCTGAGAAATAAAAGTCGTTATCGCTGGCTTCTCGTACAGAACGGCGAATTTCTTTCTGTTTAATGTTTCTTTTTGGCGGCTGGATTATGGTATCCTGACGCAACTTTTTTACGCCCTTTACTGCATCCTTAAATAACGCGAAATCGTCAACGCCATCGAATTCATTCTGGTTTTTGAAGTCGGTGTCTTTTTTGCTCATTGGGGATAGATAAACTTTAATTAATCGAAACTGGCAGTATTGTAGCGCTTTTTGGAGGCAAATTTGGATAAGATTTTCGTCGATGAAGCGGTTTCTGAACTGTATACGCTTCAAGATATGATTCGTTGGACGGTCAGCCGTTTTAATGCAGCGAACCTATTTTATGGCCACGGGACTGATAATGCGTGGGATGAAGCGGTGCAATTGGTTCTACCAACCCTATATTTGCCGATTGATGTGCCTCCCCATGTATTGAACTCTCGCTTAACAAGCAGCGAGCGTTTACGTGTTGTTGAACGCGTTATCAAACGTATTAACGACCATACTCCGGTTGCTTATTTAACGAATAAAGCTTGGTTTTGTGGCCTTGAATTTTTCGTTGATGAGCGTGTACTTGTGCCACGTTCACCGATTGGTGAGCTCATTCAAAACCAATTTCAACCGTGGCTAGTAGAAGAGCCTACTCGCATTATGGATTTATGTACCGGAAGTGGCTGTATTGCTATTGCCACAGCCTATGCGTTCCCTGATGCAGAAGTTGATGCGGTTGATATTTCGCTGGATGCGCTGCAAGTGGCAGAGCAGAATATTCAAGATCACGGTCTTGAGCAGCAAGTGATTCCTATGCGTTCTGACTTGTTCCGCGACTTGCCAGAAGTGAAATACGATCTGATTGTGTCTAACCCTCCATATGTGGATGAGGAAGACATGGCGAGCTTGCCTGAGGAATTCCGTCACGAACCTGAACTTGGTTTGGCCGCTGGTTCTGATGGCTTGAAACTAGTACGCCGTATGTTTGCTAACGCACCTAAGTACATGAGTGAAAATGCCATTTTGATTTGTGAAGTGGGTAATTCTATGGTTCACCTGATGGAACAATATCCAAATATCCCATTTACTTGGATTGAATTTGAAAATGGTGGTCACGGTGTCTTCATGCTAACTCGCCAACAGTTAGTGGATTGTGCTGATGAATTTTCGTTGTATCTAGATTAATTTAAGATACTTAGCAATCTAAATGATTTTATAACGCCGACCTTAGGGTCGGCGTTATTTGTTTTTACTCTCTTTGTCGGAGAATAAGGCTTTACATCAATTCGTAATAAAGCGACTATTGAGCCACGAAGAATAGTAATGTTGGTTAGAAACTCATCGCCAAATAGGTTTCTAACCACTTAATTGAGGAACGAATGGCAGGAAATAGTATCGGACAACACTTCCGGGTCACTACCTTTGGAGAAAGTCACGGTATCGCACTGGGATGTATTGTTGACGGGTGTCCACCAGGACTGGAAATTAGCGAAGCCGATTTGCAGGGAGACTTAGATCGTCGTCGTCCAGGCACTTCTCGTTATACCACTCAACGCCGTGAACCGGATCAAGTGAAAATTCTTTCTGGGGTGTTTGAAGGTCAAACGACAGGGACTTCAATCGGGTTACTGATTGAAAACACCGACCAACGCTCTAAAGATTATTCTGAGATTAAAGACAAATTCCGCCCAGGCC
This DNA window, taken from Vibrio nitrifigilis, encodes the following:
- the fliO gene encoding flagellar biosynthetic protein FliO, whose product is MKKIIGLTVVSCPVWAQSEAPEPFDIATTLGSLLFVIALILFLGWLLKRMRLPSMGQQKGLSIVRQLPVGTKERVMIIQAGEEQFLIGATAQSIQLIAKLETPLAQEESSTAPFATQLSQLLKKHDKSSS
- the fliN gene encoding flagellar motor switch protein FliN, which encodes MSKSEDQKLADEWAAALGEDPDAPEVDVDEVLAAPLDELKDTSAPISDDERRKLDTIMDIPVTISMEVGRSKISIRNLLQLNQGSVVELDRVAGESLDVMVNGTLIAHGEVVVVNDKFGIRLTDVISQTERIKKLR
- the fliL gene encoding flagellar basal body-associated protein FliL; the encoded protein is MADEDVQDAPKGKSKLLIIIIAVVVLLAVGGGAAFFLMGDDGGDEAANSAPKEEVVTPVEPVAYVNIAQPFVFNVTGDQRNRMVQVKVQLMVRGSKNEDLARYHSPLIESTILSTFAAATVEQLRTPTGRIELRDKATEDIKMALSKAVGSPVIERVLFTDFVMQ
- the fliJ gene encoding flagellar export protein FliJ, with the translated sequence MDSALEFLLQQAKDNEDKAVMALNQSRTELDNYYQQLKQIEQYRMDYCQQLIDRGKEGLTASQYGHLQRFLNQLDETLSKQREAENHFKQQVTNCEQHWLEVRKKRRSYEWLIEKKQHEQQLAEEKREQKMMDEFSTLSFNRRRLNSDS
- the smrB gene encoding endonuclease SmrB; this encodes MSKKDTDFKNQNEFDGVDDFALFKDAVKGVKKLRQDTIIQPPKRNIKQKEIRRSVREASDNDFYFSDEFVPLLSDDGPTRYSRSDISKYELKKLRRGVYVPDVFLDMHGMTQQEAKRELGAMVAYCIRNSVHCACVQHGIGKHILKQKVPLWLAQHPEVLAFHQAPLEFGGNGALLVLLSIPEK
- the flhB gene encoding flagellar biosynthesis protein FlhB; the protein is MAESDGQERTEEATPRRRQQAKEKGQVARSKELASVAVLVMGAVSLMWFGESLAKGLMVVMKRLFSLSREEVFNLSKLFDIALGALTHLIGPLLLILITLFVSAVIGAIGLGGISFSAQAAMPKFNKMNPLSGFKRMFGMQSWVELLKSILKVTLVAGVAFYLIEASKQDLFELATDSFPSNIFHALSILLNFILMISCSLLVVVAIDIPFQIWQHANQLKMTKQEVKDEYKDTEGKPEVKGRIRQLQREAAQRRMMADVPQADVIVTNPEHFSVALRYKQNTDKAPVVVAKGVDHIAMKIREVAREHDIAIVPAPPLARALYHTTELEQEIPDGLFVAVAQILAYVFQLKQFRRKGGKRPVLDENNMPIPPDFRY
- a CDS encoding flagellar hook-length control protein FliK, yielding MNVNTTPTVDTSKATVAVKGKGAEAVDKSESADDHQGFFDKLISLMFGGAEDESVQVTGKPDAKGDVKSDVKSEGKSAVSADDLLKQALTDKDGKLLELSVKQLLQLDSSQLTHLANSKGLNLKQLEQAIAAQLKEKPQLETFRQDVAAAKAEPSAKEKTAQVMAKGSELLGKLQQANQTLTKGSDGNSLPLGNEHSAIKVSPQSLVKAGQHNGQDESKPEIVLSKQELSALKQWQALHSSSATAEATDVLAEKPITEQELAQLIQVKKEHPELTDDQLKQLLVAKREQEQQQAALPQVEAQLGALAAGHMTPQAQELAALSDKQKIQLIQEAAARQGQHLSPAALQQALQQLNQGENKTALAAQLQSHSATHVAQQVDSNQTVAGAFNPAAGVNLLKEKALNESALKEALGAKALAGVTGKNSVLSGKESQLANQLAAAAGGQGLHSLQQLQRADGTQQAQQVASSPLQLSKDSADQLAERVQMMMSKNLKSVDIRLDPPELGRLHIKMNMHNDGGASVHFTVANQHARDALEQSMPRLREMMSQQGVQLGGTSVQQHSGGGQQQQQSFASGNGQTNSSQLPGQQENLDGDVKVDLNVTSKRDGISYYA
- the fliM gene encoding flagellar motor switch protein FliM; amino-acid sequence: MTDLLSQDEIDALLHGVDSVDDAEDEVEEQGADTVSFDFSSQDRIVRGRMPTLELINERFARHMRISLFNMLRKTAEVSINGVQMMKFGEYQNTLYVPTSLNMVRFRPLKGTALVTMEARLVFILVENFFGGDGRYHARIEGREFTPTERRVIQLLLKIVFGDYKEAWSPVMGVEFEYLDSEVNPSMANIVSPTEVIVVSSFHIEVDGGGGDFHVVMPYSMVEPIRELLDAGVQSDKMETDVRWSSALKEEIMDVPVNFRVNLLEKNIALRDLMELQPGDIIPIDMPKHAVMFVEELPTYRVKMGRSNDKLAVQISEKIRRPDVVKTDLAFLGKDIIAELENEEAEDESNGLD
- the prmB gene encoding 50S ribosomal protein L3 N(5)-glutamine methyltransferase, with product MDKIFVDEAVSELYTLQDMIRWTVSRFNAANLFYGHGTDNAWDEAVQLVLPTLYLPIDVPPHVLNSRLTSSERLRVVERVIKRINDHTPVAYLTNKAWFCGLEFFVDERVLVPRSPIGELIQNQFQPWLVEEPTRIMDLCTGSGCIAIATAYAFPDAEVDAVDISLDALQVAEQNIQDHGLEQQVIPMRSDLFRDLPEVKYDLIVSNPPYVDEEDMASLPEEFRHEPELGLAAGSDGLKLVRRMFANAPKYMSENAILICEVGNSMVHLMEQYPNIPFTWIEFENGGHGVFMLTRQQLVDCADEFSLYLD
- the fliR gene encoding flagellar biosynthetic protein FliR; the encoded protein is MEYPASVILDFIANYFWPYTRISAMLMVMSVTGARFVSSRIRLFLGLAITFAVMPAIPAIPGNIELFSLQGLIITFQQILIGVAMGMITQFMIQTFVLLGQILGMQSSLGFASMVDPANGQSTPLLGQLFMFLATMFFLASDGHLEMIHLVVLSFKTIPIGSGSLTAVDFRELALWLSTIFKVALSMSLAGIVALLTVNLSFGVMTRAAPQLNIFSLGFSFALLVGLLLCWYIIGGLYNQYDLFWSHGEQQLCRLIHSSC
- the fliQ gene encoding flagellar biosynthesis protein FliQ, which codes for MTPEIFVELFRHALWIVLIMVSAIVVPSLLIGLVVAVFQAATSINEQTLSFLPRLIVTLLALMFFGHWMTQMLMEFFYSMIERLPQVLH